A part of Desulfobacterales bacterium genomic DNA contains:
- a CDS encoding SDR family oxidoreductase yields MHFKKSVLVTGGAGFLGSHLCERLLQEGSDVICVDNFYTGSKRNIVHLLKDPYFELLRHDITFPLYLEVDEIYNLACPASPIHYQNDPVQTTKVNVHGSINMLGLAKRIKAKILQASTSEVYGDPAVHPQPETYHGNVNCIGPRSCYDEGKRCAETLFFDYHRQHRLKIKVARIFNTYGPRMHPNDGRVVSNFILQALRNKPITIYGDGRQTRSFCYVDDLIDGLIRLMNSPDDVTGPVNIGNPDEFSILDLAQKVIQLIGSKSEIIFQPLPQDDPRQRRPDISLAKKQLGWEPRLKLEDGLKKTIEYFSQFVK; encoded by the coding sequence ATGCATTTTAAAAAAAGTGTTCTGGTTACCGGCGGGGCCGGGTTTTTAGGTTCGCACCTTTGTGAAAGGCTGCTTCAGGAAGGGAGCGATGTCATTTGTGTTGATAATTTTTATACCGGCAGCAAGCGAAATATTGTCCACCTGTTAAAAGATCCCTATTTCGAGCTGTTGCGGCATGACATTACATTTCCGCTGTACCTGGAAGTGGACGAAATTTATAACCTTGCCTGTCCGGCTTCGCCCATTCACTACCAGAACGATCCGGTCCAGACCACCAAGGTCAACGTTCACGGTTCCATCAACATGCTGGGCCTGGCCAAACGGATTAAGGCCAAAATTCTCCAGGCGTCTACTTCGGAGGTCTACGGAGATCCCGCAGTACATCCACAACCGGAGACATATCACGGCAACGTGAACTGCATCGGTCCGCGATCGTGTTATGATGAAGGCAAGCGCTGTGCCGAAACGCTGTTTTTCGACTATCATCGTCAGCATCGCTTGAAAATCAAAGTGGCCCGTATATTCAACACCTACGGGCCCCGAATGCATCCCAATGACGGCCGGGTGGTTTCCAACTTTATTCTGCAGGCCCTAAGAAACAAGCCGATTACCATTTACGGGGACGGTAGGCAGACGCGGTCATTTTGTTATGTGGACGACTTAATCGACGGGTTGATCCGATTGATGAACAGCCCGGACGACGTTACCGGTCCGGTCAATATCGGCAACCCGGACGAGTTTTCCATATTGGATCTGGCTCAGAAAGTTATTCAGCTAATCGGCTCAAAATCTGAAATCATCTTCCAGCCGTTGCCGCAGGATGATCCCAGGCAGCGTCGACCTGATATTTCGCTTGCCAAAAAGCAATTGGGCTGGGAACCCAGATTAAAGCTCGAAGATGGTCTTAAAAAGACCATCGAATATTTTAGTCAGTTTGTGAAATGA